Proteins co-encoded in one Longimicrobium sp. genomic window:
- a CDS encoding ATP-binding cassette domain-containing protein codes for MIQVTDVVKEFGGPLARWRGEGVRALDGVTLHVPAGAAVGIVGPNGAGKSTLIRL; via the coding sequence ATGATCCAGGTAACTGACGTGGTGAAGGAGTTCGGCGGCCCGCTGGCGCGCTGGCGCGGCGAGGGGGTGCGCGCGCTGGACGGCGTGACGCTGCACGTGCCCGCCGGCGCGGCGGTGGGCATCGTGGGGCCCAACGGCGCGGGGAAGAGCACGCTGATCCGGCTG